GCATCTTGATATTTAAGCGTCCTGCGGAAGCTTATGGTTCCATTTTATCCAATCCCGAAAGGGGAGCGCGATACTTTCGAATAAGGGGATTTCATACTATTGGACTTTCGTCCAAGTAGTGAAATTGAATTAAATTGCAACGTGTTTGAGGCGTAACTTCGCTTAACTGCCAACTTGCCGCATCGCTTCGGGCTTGCTCCGCAACCCTTGCTTGGCCTTCGGCACATTTTGCTTCTGTCACTCGTCTTGCAGAGCAAGTCTCGTGCCATTGCAAAACGTCGGCAAGCCAACGTCGTTATACGCAATCGTGTTAAAATCATACTTTAATAGAACCGGAGTTCCTATTTGCATCTCATAGAAACTTGATTAAAAGCTTAGAATTTGGTAAATTTAACTAGTTGACACAAGGCATACATTGTCATCAAAATTGATCTGAGTGAAAGAATATGCTTGGGATTCAGATAAGAATGAATGGCTTAGAGAGGAAAGAGGTATCTCTTTCGAAGATATCTTATTTCAAATTGAAAAAGGATTTCTCTTGGACATCTATGATCATCCAAATTCAAAGAAATATCCAGGACAGAAAATCTTTGTAATTGAACTTGATGGTTATGCGTATTTGGTCCCATTTGTTGAATCAAAGAGTGAAATATTTCTTAAAACAATAATCCCAAGTAGAAAAGCCACGAGAGATTATATTAAAGATAGAGTAGGTGAAGAATGAAAAAAAGGATAACCAATACTATTACTAAATCTCCCTCTATGTCCAAAGAAGAGCAGGACATACTTAATTCTTTCGAAGCAGGTGAGTGGGTCCCGATCTCATCTTCAGATAAAAAGAAGAAATTGGATTTATATCGAAAAGCTGCCTCCAAGACTTTGAGCAAGAATAAAAGAATTAATATAAGATTAAATCAAATTGATTTAGATTCTATTCAAAGAATGGCGTTTGAAGAAGGTCTTCCTTATCAGACGTTAATATCTAGTTTAATCCATAAGTTTGTTACTGGTAAACTGGTTGAAAAATAATTTAATCTAATCAGATACACGACTGCGTATAACTTTCGGTGCTTCCGCTGCGCTTCGAGATCGCTACGCGACTCTCGCTCGGGCTGCGCCACATTTGCTTCTGTCACTCGCCTTGCAAAGCAAGTCTCGTGCCATTGCAAACGTCGGAACACCTTGGTCGTTATACGCCATCCAAGCTAAACTCATTTTCTCAATGTAAAATACATGAATATGCTTGAGAAATATACTTCATATAAATTAATTTCAAAGCATTGCCCTTCTCTTGCATCTCTATGCGCCTCATCTGAAAAACGCTGGGCAAGGATGGATTTACGTGCGAACGACCGTTACACTCATTTCTCAAATAGACTTCTACAAACTGGAGAATTTCGATACGAGACTCACATTTTAGATCTCATTTTGCTCGCTGAAAAAGAAAATGATTCTTTTTGCATATCCTTCTTGAGATACCTGGATGGTGTATTTGGAAATATCGAGAATAATATTCCAAATAACATTAAAAATCAGTTAAACGCTCCTTTATTTGATTTATTGGAAAACTTTGATAATAACCAATCAAGGTATCTGGACAGATTAGGTGAGTTTCTGAACCTTGAAAAGATTTTCTTTTATCTGCTGATCTTGTCTTAGAAACGCATAGAAAGTTCCA
The sequence above is a segment of the Leptospira wolffii serovar Khorat str. Khorat-H2 genome. Coding sequences within it:
- a CDS encoding BrnT family toxin; protein product: MKEYAWDSDKNEWLREERGISFEDILFQIEKGFLLDIYDHPNSKKYPGQKIFVIELDGYAYLVPFVESKSEIFLKTIIPSRKATRDYIKDRVGEE
- a CDS encoding antitoxin; protein product: MKKRITNTITKSPSMSKEEQDILNSFEAGEWVPISSSDKKKKLDLYRKAASKTLSKNKRINIRLNQIDLDSIQRMAFEEGLPYQTLISSLIHKFVTGKLVEK